In Bos taurus isolate L1 Dominette 01449 registration number 42190680 breed Hereford chromosome 11, ARS-UCD2.0, whole genome shotgun sequence, one DNA window encodes the following:
- the SF3B6 gene encoding splicing factor 3B subunit 6, with amino-acid sequence MAMQAAKRANIRLPPEVNRILYIRNLPYKITAEEMYDIFGKYGPIRQIRVGNTPETRGTAYVVYEDIFDAKNACDHLSGFNVCNRYLVVLYYNANRAFQKMDTKKKEEQLKLLKEKYGINTDPPK; translated from the exons ATGGCGATGCAAGCGGCCAAGAGGGCGAAC ATTCGACTTCCACCAGAAGTAAATCGGATTTTGTATATAAGAAATTTGCCTTACAAAATCACAGCTGAAGAAATGTATGATATATTTGGGAAATATGGACCTATTCGTCAAATCAGAGT GGGGAACACACCTGAAACTAGAGGAACAGCTTATGTGGTCTATGAGGACATCTTTGATGCCAAGAATGCATGTGATCACCTGTCAGGATTCAATGTTTGTAACAGATACCTTGTGGTTTTGTACTATAATGCCAACAGG GCATTTCAGAAGATGGAcacaaagaagaaggaagaacagTTGAAGCTCCTTAAGGAGAAATATGGCATCAACACAGATCCACCAAAGTAA